The following are from one region of the Camelus dromedarius isolate mCamDro1 chromosome 16, mCamDro1.pat, whole genome shotgun sequence genome:
- the KRT40 gene encoding keratin, type I cytoskeletal 40 — MTSDCSPTCCSSESGAKSSDGAFASTCSMETTCLPSACAPSRCQTPSFLSCSCLPARCLTPCCFAGSCNDPCLARNCVWCEEGAFNSHEKETMQFLNDRLANYLEKVRGLEELNAELERRIREQREEDVPLVCPDYQCYFDTIEDLQQKILCTKAENSRLAVQLDNCKLAADDFRSKYESELSLRQLVENDISGLRGILGELTLCKSDLEAHEESLKEDLLCLKNNHEKEVSVLHGQLGDRLNVELETAPTTDLSRVLDEMRCQYETVLANNHRDVEEWFAVQTEELNQQQLSSAEQLQGCQMEILELKRTATALEIELQAQQSLTESLECTVAETEAQYSTELAQVQGLIDNVEHQLAEIRCDLERQNQEYQVLLDTKARLEGEINTYRGLLEREDSRLPCNPCSAKSTSSNTCEPCSAYIICTVENCCT, encoded by the exons ATGACTTCTGACTGTTCCCCCACCTGCTGCTCCTCCGAGTCCGGTGCTAAGTCTTCCGACGGTGCATTTGCTTCCACCTGTTCCATGGAAACCACCTGTCTCCCCAGTGCCTGTGCTCCATCCAGATGCCAGACCCCCAGCTTCCTATCCTGCTCTTGCCTGCCAGCTAGGTGCCTCACGCCGTGCTGCTTTGCTGGGAGTTGTAATGATCCGTGCTTGGCGCGGAACTGTGTTTGGTGTGAGGAGGGTGCATTCAACAGCCATGAGAAAGAGACGATGCAGTTCCTGAATGACAGACTTGCCAACTATCTGGAGAAGGTGCGCGGGCTGGAGGAGTTGAATGCAGAGCTGGAACGCAGGATCCGAGAGCAGCGTGAAGAGGATGTCCCACTGGTGTGCCCTGATTATCAGTGTTACTTCGACACCATTGAAGATCTCCAACAAAAG ATCCTGTGCACAAAGGCAGAGAATTCTAGACTTGCTGTACAGCTTGACAACTGCAAACTGGCTGCTGATGACTTCAGGTCAAA GTACGAGTCTGAACTATCTCTTCGCCAGCTGGTAGAGAATGACATCAGTGGCCTGCGTGGGATCCTGGGGGAGCTGACCTTGTGCAAATCTGACCTGGAGGCCCATGAGGAGTCTCTGAAGGAAGATCTCCTTTGCCTTAAGAACAATCATGAAAAG GAGGTCAGTGTGCTTCATGGACAGCTGGGTGACCGACTCAATGTGGAGCTAGAAACTGCCCCCACCACGGACCTCAGCAGGGTCCTGGATGAGATGCGTTGCCAGTATGAAACAGTGCTTGCCAACAACCACAGAGACGTGGAAGAATGGTTCGCTGTTCAG ACGGAGGAGCTGAATCAGCAGCAGCTGTCCAGCGCGGAGCAGCTGCAGGGCTGCCAGATGGAGATCTTGGAACTGAAACGCACAGCCACCGCTCTGGAAATTGAGCTCCAAGCACAGCAAAGTCTG ACAGAATCCCTGGAATGCACTGTGGCAGAAACCGAGGCCCAGTACAGCACCGAGCTGGCCCAGGTGCAGGGCCTGATCGATAATGTGGAGCACCAGCTGGCCGAGATCCGCTGTGACCTGGAGCGGCAGAACCAGGAGTACCAGGTGCTGCTGGACACAAAGGCCCGGCTGGAGGGCGAGATCAACACATACCGGGGGCTCCTTGAGAGGGAGGACAGCAG